One genomic window of Thalassolituus hydrocarboniclasticus includes the following:
- a CDS encoding DNA-3-methyladenine glycosylase I, whose protein sequence is MNTEIKGPDGKPRCRWCAAAPEFFAYHDEEWGFPVDNDIRLFEKLCLESFQSGLSWRTILAKRDNFRAAFAGFDFNKVALFDESDVKRLLADEGIVRHRGKIEAVINNAAKARDIVAEYGSLAAYFWHFESDKNSLPKPQTVSASEASAALSKALKKQGWKFVGPTTVYAFMQAMGLVNDHSGGCIIRKKVEQARKDFKRP, encoded by the coding sequence ATGAATACGGAAATTAAAGGCCCGGATGGTAAACCGCGCTGTCGCTGGTGTGCTGCCGCCCCGGAGTTTTTTGCCTACCACGACGAAGAATGGGGTTTCCCGGTCGACAACGATATCCGCCTGTTTGAAAAACTTTGCCTGGAAAGTTTTCAGTCCGGACTGAGCTGGCGCACTATTCTGGCCAAGCGGGATAACTTTCGCGCAGCCTTTGCCGGTTTCGATTTCAACAAAGTCGCGCTGTTTGATGAGTCTGACGTTAAGCGCTTATTAGCGGATGAAGGTATTGTCCGTCATCGCGGAAAAATCGAAGCTGTTATTAATAATGCTGCCAAAGCCCGCGACATCGTTGCGGAATACGGTTCGCTTGCTGCGTATTTCTGGCATTTCGAATCCGATAAAAACAGCCTGCCAAAGCCTCAGACGGTCTCGGCCTCTGAGGCTTCTGCTGCGCTTTCCAAAGCACTGAAAAAACAGGGTTGGAAGTTTGTAGGCCCGACAACGGTGTATGCATTTATGCAGGCCATGGGACTTGTTAATGACCATTCCGGCGGCTGCATAATCCGGAAGAAAGTGGAGCAGGCACGCAAGGACTTTAAACGTCCCTGA
- a CDS encoding metal-dependent hydrolase: MNTATTQQTGRHELKARKVRFDLEQTPLHWIPGDALASYMTNAIHLLLPEGELWFCRVYNKALPLVNDAELRADVEGFIRQEAVHSRVHSAAQKYLNRHEIDCEPFLERVRFLFKTLLGDEPLGQKFLQLKMFERSWLITRVGIIGAVEHFTGILGQWAMDNTSWNKADPVMADLFKWHLAEEVEHRTVAYDLHRHLCKTRIGFYLSRQLLMAFVFPLFVYFVFTGTRFLAAQDKDAEVRKIGRWGWLKMTRKMERCGRNTDHVPSFSFLVKATLRWLSPRFHPITEGDTAQALAYIARSPAAQRAEAEAGV; encoded by the coding sequence ATGAACACCGCAACCACACAACAAACCGGGCGCCACGAACTGAAAGCGCGCAAAGTGCGCTTTGATCTGGAACAGACGCCGCTGCACTGGATTCCCGGTGACGCGCTGGCCTCGTATATGACCAACGCCATCCACCTGCTGCTGCCGGAAGGTGAGCTGTGGTTCTGCCGCGTTTATAACAAGGCGCTGCCACTGGTAAATGACGCCGAACTGCGTGCCGATGTTGAAGGTTTTATTCGTCAGGAAGCGGTGCATTCGCGCGTCCACAGCGCCGCACAAAAGTATCTGAACCGGCACGAGATAGACTGCGAACCTTTTCTTGAGCGGGTGCGCTTTCTGTTTAAAACCCTGCTGGGTGATGAGCCGCTGGGACAGAAATTTCTGCAGCTGAAGATGTTCGAGCGCTCCTGGCTGATAACCCGCGTGGGCATTATCGGTGCGGTAGAACACTTCACCGGAATTCTTGGCCAGTGGGCGATGGATAACACCAGCTGGAATAAAGCCGACCCGGTGATGGCCGACCTGTTTAAATGGCATCTGGCCGAAGAGGTTGAACACCGCACGGTGGCCTACGACCTGCACCGCCATCTGTGCAAAACCCGTATCGGTTTTTACCTCAGCCGCCAGTTGCTGATGGCCTTTGTATTTCCGCTGTTCGTGTATTTTGTCTTTACCGGTACGCGCTTTCTCGCCGCACAGGATAAAGATGCAGAAGTGCGGAAAATCGGCCGCTGGGGCTGGCTGAAAATGACCCGGAAAATGGAGCGCTGTGGCCGCAACACCGACCACGTACCGAGCTTCAGCTTTCTGGTAAAGGCCACGCTGCGCTGGTTATCACCACGCTTCCACCCGATCACCGAAGGTGATACCGCTCAGGCTCTGGCTTATATCGCCCGCTCTCCGGCGGCACAGCGTGCCGAAGCAGAAGCCGGCGTCTGA
- a CDS encoding alpha/beta fold hydrolase, whose amino-acid sequence MTASTHIIQSGPVRLHALTRGDSANPALVLVHGYPDNHSVWDGVAERLAQQFYVIAYDVRGAGQSDKPATTADYRMPLLAQDLQAVVDTLIPGRRFHLAAHDWGSIQSWESVTTDALKGRIASFSSVSGPCLDHMGFWMRKHLFSTSFSNLSKAVRQLFSSWYIVFFQLPLLAPLMWRAGLAKAWPTYLRLREGVKEPEANPTQRDDGAIGVRLYRANFMNKMFRPEQRVAHCPVQLIVPTGDNYVGTQLFSELTDWVEHLYRRDIDATHWVLLTHAPQVAQWIADFAHTIDSNQEDSALRAVRVSPPSATPLAATAQQSLPEGQA is encoded by the coding sequence ATGACAGCCAGCACTCACATTATTCAGTCGGGCCCTGTGCGCCTGCACGCCCTGACCCGTGGCGACTCCGCCAATCCGGCGCTGGTGCTGGTGCATGGTTACCCCGATAACCACAGCGTCTGGGATGGCGTGGCCGAGCGTCTGGCGCAGCAGTTTTATGTGATTGCCTACGATGTGCGCGGCGCCGGTCAGTCAGATAAACCGGCAACAACCGCCGATTACCGTATGCCATTGCTGGCACAGGATCTTCAGGCGGTGGTGGATACGCTGATTCCCGGCCGCAGGTTTCATCTGGCGGCGCACGACTGGGGTTCCATTCAGAGCTGGGAATCGGTAACCACCGACGCTTTAAAAGGGCGGATTGCTTCATTTTCCAGTGTGTCGGGGCCTTGTCTTGACCATATGGGTTTCTGGATGCGTAAGCACCTGTTCTCCACGTCATTCAGCAACCTCAGCAAAGCCGTGCGTCAGTTGTTCAGCAGCTGGTACATCGTGTTTTTCCAGTTACCGCTGCTGGCGCCATTGATGTGGCGCGCCGGTCTCGCCAAAGCATGGCCGACTTACCTGCGCCTGCGTGAAGGGGTTAAAGAGCCGGAAGCCAACCCAACCCAGCGTGATGACGGTGCCATTGGTGTGCGCCTGTACCGCGCGAATTTTATGAACAAAATGTTCCGCCCCGAACAGCGTGTGGCACATTGCCCGGTGCAGCTGATTGTACCGACCGGTGACAACTATGTTGGCACGCAGTTGTTCAGCGAATTAACCGACTGGGTTGAGCATTTGTACCGCCGCGATATCGACGCCACACACTGGGTGCTGCTTACCCATGCGCCACAGGTGGCGCAATGGATCGCTGATTTTGCCCACACCATCGACAGCAATCAGGAAGACAGCGCATTGCGCGCCGTGCGTGTATCTCCGCCTTCAGCAACACCGCTGGCTGCGACTGCTCAGCAGAGCCTGCCTGAAGGTCAGGCGTGA